The sequence TCACCGACGAGACGGTCTGGTTGAGCTGCCCCGACTACGGACTGGTCAACGGCATCACCGTGGCGGCGGATTGGACGATCCGCGGCATCCAGCTGCACTGCCTGGTGCCGAACCAATGAGGCGTCAGCGGGCCTGGAGCGCGTCGGTGAGCCAAGCCCGCGCGAAGCGCCAGTCGCGCTTGACCGTGGGCTCGGAGACCCCGAGGGCTTCGGCGGTCTCCTCGACGGAAAGTCCCGCGAAGAAGCGGCACTCCACCACCCGCGCCTGACGCGGATTGGCCGCCTCCAGCGTGGCCAGCGCGCGGTCCAGGTCGAGGAGCTGATCGGGCTGGACCAGGCCACCGTGCAGCTGCTCGTCGAACTCCACCGGGGCCTGCCCGCCGCCACGCTTCTTGGCGGACTTCTTCTCGGCGGCCGCGATCAGCACCTGGCGCATGGCGCGCGCCGCCACGCCGAAGAAGTGACTGCGGTCCGCCCAGGAAAGCTGCTTGGAGGGCGTCAGCTTCACGTAGGCTTCGTGAACCAGCGCTGTGGTGTTGATCGTCTCCGAGCCCCCGGAGCGGCGCACCGCCTGGGCCAGGCGTTTGAGCTCGTCGTAGACGACGTCGAAGAGCTGGTCGAAGGCTCCGTCGTCCCCGGCGTGGGCGCGCCGGAGGAGCTGGGTCACCGCTTCGGGAGTGGGCTGGGACACGCTGCTGAGGTTCGAGAGTGGGTCGGGGTGGACGTTCGACCCAATTGGACCTGCTGCGCCGGCCGGGGCAAGCGCGCCCACACGCGAGACGTTGCGGTCCCGCTGGAGCACCGCCGCGCGTCAGGACCGGACTACCGTCCCTCGTCCACCCGATCGGCCTCGTCACGCTGTAGGGCCCGAATGCGTTCGGCTTCCTCGGACCGCCCCCAGCGCTCGTACATCGCCACCATCTCGCGCAGCGTCGCCTGACGAAGGCGAAACACGGCACTGCCTGGCGGCGCGCCGTCGGGCGTCTCCTCC comes from Gemmatimonadota bacterium and encodes:
- a CDS encoding ECF-type sigma factor, with product MSQPTPEAVTQLLRRAHAGDDGAFDQLFDVVYDELKRLAQAVRRSGGSETINTTALVHEAYVKLTPSKQLSWADRSHFFGVAARAMRQVLIAAAEKKSAKKRGGGQAPVEFDEQLHGGLVQPDQLLDLDRALATLEAANPRQARVVECRFFAGLSVEETAEALGVSEPTVKRDWRFARAWLTDALQAR